The following nucleotide sequence is from Bacteroidales bacterium.
TAATAAACCTATATCAAATGAAGTATGGAAAGAATTACTCGAAACTAGTGTAACAGAGCTAAATTCAACACCAAAACTTTATGTAATGGATGCCTATCTTGGGGCAAATGAAAACACAAGACTTAAAATCCGTGTTGTTACAGAAATAGCATGGGGAGCTCATTTTGTAAAAAACATGTTTATCAGACCAACAGATGATGAACTTGAAAATTTCACTCCTGATTTTATTATGCTACATGCTTGCAAAACAGTTAATCCAAATTGGGAAAGACAAAAATTAAATAGCGAAGTTTATGTTGCTTTTAATATAAAAGAACGAATGGCTGTTGTTGGGGGCACTTGGTATGGTGGAGAAATTAAAAAAGGTTTCTTTAGCATGATGAATTATTTCCTTCCTTTGAGAGGAATAGCTGCAATGCACTGCTCTGCAAATATGGGAAAAGATGGTGATACAGCTATTTTCTTTGGTTTAAGTGGAACAGGTAAAACTACTTTATCTGCTGACCCAAGTCGCTCTCTAATTGGCGATGATGAGCATGGCTGGGACGATGATGGCGTGTTTAATTTCGAAGGCGGTTGCTATGCAAAATGTATTAATCTCAGCAAAGAAAAAGAACCAGACATTTACAATGCTATAAAACGTGATGCTTTGTTAGAAAATGTTGTTTTTGATAAAAAAACTGGAGAAATTGATTTTTCTGATCAATCAAAAACTGAAAATACTCGCGTTTCATACCCAATTTATCATATTAGAAATATTGTTAAACCTGTTTCTAAAGGCACTCACCCTAAAAAAATAATATTCCTTACAGCAGATGCTTTTGGAGTTTTGCCTCCAGTTGCCAAGCTAACTAGGGAGCAAGCGATGTATTATTTCATGAGCGGATTTACAAGCAAATTAGCAGGTACC
It contains:
- the pckA gene encoding phosphoenolpyruvate carboxykinase (ATP), which encodes MKKLLDKVRKELLQYGIESKGELYYNISYDELFKHETDENLEGFERGYVTNTGAVNVDTGIFTGRSPKDKYVVYDADSAENIWWSGENRKGSDNKPISNEVWKELLETSVTELNSTPKLYVMDAYLGANENTRLKIRVVTEIAWGAHFVKNMFIRPTDDELENFTPDFIMLHACKTVNPNWERQKLNSEVYVAFNIKERMAVVGGTWYGGEIKKGFFSMMNYFLPLRGIAAMHCSANMGKDGDTAIFFGLSGTGKTTLSADPSRSLIGDDEHGWDDDGVFNFEGGCYAKCINLSKEKEPDIYNAIKRDALLENVVFDKKTGEIDFSDQSKTENTRVSYPIYHIRNIVKPVSKGTHPKKIIFLTADAFGVLPPVAKLTREQAMYYFMSGFTSKLAGTERGIKEPTPTFSACFGAAFLLLHPVVYAQELAKKMDQHNATAYLVNTGWVEGPYGTGRRIDLPTTRKIIDAILDSSIDEAPMEKIEYFGIKVPTKLKDIDPNILNPRKSWKNPEQYDKQAQMLADKFIKNFQQFTDIEEGKRLLVAGPQI